The following are from one region of the Salvia hispanica cultivar TCC Black 2014 chromosome 1, UniMelb_Shisp_WGS_1.0, whole genome shotgun sequence genome:
- the LOC125201207 gene encoding uncharacterized protein LOC125201207 — MENGEHLQRESMEEIVAIYSDFMMRIAQFDELVPVGSRFLVSFQQALGFLRRPPIDTTSALVERILNAHRTRRVQSYFQAGCANNHDRVQNVRKLHTSHLGLQDYISKAKVVVDELKSFLGNAATVVQTSNDNNRKDSSFNSDLCIAASEQTATEKDEEDISFYLNSFITSTEQDQGRPDLEDYGSMMAIIYSMVKQDYTMQDQIVSSLNLKSPQEELETYCQMWSLRPFVDDDMVRRAWNLVPGR; from the exons ATGGAAAATGGAGAGCATTTGCAGAGAGAATCGATGGAGGAAATCGTTGCTATATATTCAGATTTCATGATGAG GATCGCACAATTTGATGAACTAGTGCCCGTGGGTAGCCGGTTTCTTGTCAGCTTTCAGCAAGCTCTTG GGTTCTTAAGACGGCCTCCAATTGATACGACTTCTGCATTGGTGGAGCGCATTCTCAATGCTCACAGAACGAGAAGGGTTCAGTCTTATTTTCAAGCTGGATGTGCCAACAATCATGACCGGGTACAAAATGTGAGGAAGT TGCATACAAGCCATCTTGGACTTCAAGACTACATAAGTAAAG CTAAAGTTGTTGTCGATGAACTCAAATCCTTTCTGGGAAATGCAGCAACCGTCGTGCAAACTTCAAACGATAACAATAGAAAAGATAGTAGTTTCAACTCAGATTTATGTATTGCTGCATCTGAGCAAACTGCAACCgagaaagatgaagaagatattAGTTTCTACTTGAATTCATTTATTACTTCGACTGAGCAAGATCAGGGAAGACCTGATCTTGAAGACTATGGTAGCATGATGGCTATCATATACAGTATGGTGAAACAAGACTACACAATGCAG GACCAAATAGTCTCCTCCCTCAACCTCAAGTCTCCACAAGAAGAACTGGAGACCTATTGCCAGATGTGGTCTCTGCGGCCGTTTGTAGATGATGACATGGTGCGTAGAGCTTGGAATCTCGTCCCCGGGCGCTGA
- the LOC125200739 gene encoding transcription factor GTE6-like gives MDLVNASMNGATNVEDMATVDELFAKVEQLEQRVNEVEQFYSSATTKQPSTSRNTSKVKEKEKEKEKHVYSMKRLQQDASRREAAAAKRMQDLMRQFGSVFRQITGLQKLAWPFMHPVDVAGLALNDYYKIIDRPMDFSTIKNQMETNDGTGYKHVREICADVRLVFKNAMKYNDEKSEVHKKAVRLLEIFEEKWLKFLPKVTEEEERREQEEAEAKANMQLALEAFHAKLAREISTELYDIDMHIDELREMVVKQCRNITIMEKRKLGIALANLSPEDLNKALEIVAQGNLDFQANDEEVELDINAQSESTLWRLKFFVKDILKEQPGGSSKDANNNISSPNAADNYHNISSKHKRETCDALAKTAKNNITSPTGGSSKDANKNTTSPKAADKDHNIISKRKRGSCDAPAKTAKNNITSPNSSDSDQNIIYKRKR, from the exons ATGGATCTGGTGAATGCATCAATGAATGGCGCAACCAACGTAGAAGATATGGCTACGGTTGATGAGCTGTTCGCGAAGGTTGAGCAA CTTGAGCAAAGAGTAAATGAAGTTGAACAGTTTTACTCAAGTGCAACTACAAAGCAACCAAGCACTTCCAGAAACACTTCGAAAGTAAAGgagaaggaaaaggaaaaggagaaGCATGTTTATAGCATGAAAAGACTACAACAGGATGCTTCACGTAGAGAAGCTGCTGCTGCTAAGAGAATGCAAGACCTTATGCGCCAGTTTGGAAGTGTATTTCGTCAG ATCACGGGGCTGCAGAAGTTGGCTTGGCCCTTTATGCACCCAGTAGATGTTGCAGGACTTGCGTTGAATGATTACTATAAG ATCATTGACAGACCAATGGATTTCAGTACTATAAAAAACCAAATGGAAACCAATGATGGTACTGGATACAAGCATGTTCGCGAGATATGTGCTGATGTGCGATTggtttttaaaaatgcaatgaAGTACAATGATGAAAAGAGTGAAGTTCATAAAAAGGCAGTGCGATTACTAGAAATTTTTGAGGAGAAGTGGCTAAAGTTTTTGCCAAAAGTTACAGAAGAG GAAGAAAGACGAGAACAGGAGGAAGCTGAAGCAAAAGCAAACATGCAGCTTGCTCTGGAGGCTTTTCATGCGAAGCTGGCCAGGGAAATAAGTACTGAG CTTTATGACATTGATATGCATATAGACGAGCTCCGAGAAATGGTTGTTAAACAGTGCAG GAACATAACCATAATGGAAAAAAGAAAGCTAGGAATTGCTCTCGCCAACTTATCTCCCGAAGATCTCAATAAGGCACTGGAGATCGTAGCTCAAGGTAACCTCGACTTCCAAGCAAATGATGAAGAGGTGGAGCTTGATATCAATGCTcag AGTGAATCAACGCTGTGGAGGTTGAAGTTTTTCGTGAAAGACATACTAAAAGAACAGCCTGGAGGTTCGAGCAAGGATGCCAACAACAATATCTCCTCTCCAAATGCTGCTGACAACTATCATAATATCAGCTCCAAGCATAAGCGCGAGACTTGTGATGCCCTTGCCAAGACTGCCAAGAATAATATCACCTCTCCGACTGGAGGTTCAAGCAAGGATGCCAACAAGAATACCACCTCACCAAAAGCTGCTGACAAGGATCATAACATCATCTCCAAGCGTAAGCGCGGGAGTTGTGATGCTCCGGCCAAGACTGCCAAGAATAATATCACCTCGCCAAATTCTTCTGACAGCGATCAAAACATCATCTACAAGCGTAAGCGCTAA
- the LOC125201206 gene encoding uncharacterized protein LOC125201206 codes for MARAAMFRLLRSQSKTFYSGNHLPRVGPWANTLCSKTNANSAVLFSSVQRRFISRSAAVADRNKISIGHENRGEEGSNIKNYEVVYNGPISNTIKKVKLLSLSTCCLSVSLGPIVTLMTSEASNVILKGAVASSVIFLSASTTGALHWFVSPYVHRLRWQPGSDSFEVDMMSWLGTYLTRTIMFADIRPAETQRPYVSFKANGNFYYIDEEHCDNKALLARLNPHDRSRDTAFKNL; via the exons ATGGCGAGAGCTGCAATGTTCCGTTTGCTTAGATCTCAGTCTAAAACCTTCTATTCAG GCAACCACCTCCCTAGGGTTGGTCCGTGGGCCAATACACTATGCTCCAAAACCAATGCCAACTCTGCAGTGCTGTTTTCTTCCGTACAGAGACGATTTATATCTCGATCAGCTGCAGTAGCAGACAGGAACAAGATTAGTATTGGGCATGAAAACAGGGGAGAAGAGGGAAGTAATATCAAGAACTATGAGGTTGTTTACAACGGTCCTATATCAAATACAATCAAGAAAGTGAAGCTCCTCTCACTCTCAACCTGCTGCCTCTCAGTGTCACTAGGCCCCATCGTCACATTAATGACATCTGAAGCCTCGAATGTGATTCTAAAGGGCGCAGTTGCATCTTCGGTCATATTCTTAAGTGCTTCAACCACTGGTGCCCTTCACTGGTTTGTGAGCCCTTATGTCCACAGACTCAGATGGCAGCCTGGCTCTGACAGCTTCGAGGTCGACATGATGTCGTGGCTGGGCACATATTTAACAAGGACCATCATGTTTGCAGATATCCGACCTGCAGAGACCCAGAGGCCATATGTATCATTCAAGGCTAATGGCAATTTCTACTACATCGATGAAGAGCATTGTGATAACAAGGCATTGCTAGCAAGGTTGAACCCTCATGACCGGTCTCGTGATACTGCTTTCAAGAACTTGTGA